The following proteins are encoded in a genomic region of Arachis stenosperma cultivar V10309 chromosome 4, arast.V10309.gnm1.PFL2, whole genome shotgun sequence:
- the LOC130975762 gene encoding flavanone 3-dioxygenase 3-like has product MDNQANSSGASSFTSAMNLDQQGVSFIPQRYVLPPSQRPNIIHHHDEHVLPLPIIDLSDFHDQARRYQIINEIRNACKEFGFFQVINHGIDESAINEALKAAEEFFNLPHDEKMCLFSDDVHKPVRYGTSLNHARDEVFCWRDFIKHYSHPLSDWIHLWPSNPPSYRKNMGNYAEAVQGLQNKLMEMIFESLGLNPSYLEEEVNGGSQLLAVNCYPACPEPELTLGIHPHSDYGSITVLLQTRSGLEFKNKNNNWEAVPLVEGGLVVQLGDQMEVLSNGVYKSVIHRATVNMDKKRFSIVSLHSFAMDKKIGPAKELVDDDDHQLPKCYNEFSFREFLQFISNNDITKERFLDTLKIMK; this is encoded by the exons aTGGATAATCAAGCAAATAGTAGTGGTGCTTCCTCTTTTACTAGTGCTATGAATCTTGACCAACAAGGAGTGTCTTTTATTCCTCAACGCTATGTTCTACCCCCTTCACAACGCCCAAACATCATTCATCATCATGATGAACATGTTCTTCCTCTTCCTATAATAGACTTGTCTGATTTTCATGATCAAGCTCGTAGATATCAAATTATCAACGAAATCAGAAATGCTTGCAAGGAGTTTGGTTTCTTTCAg GTTATTAACCATGGAATTGATGAATCAGCAATAAATGAAGCCCTAAAAGCTGCAGAGGAGTTCTTCAACCTCCCTCATGATGAAAAGATGTGTTTGTTTTCTGATGATGTTCATAAGCCTGTAAGATATGGAACAAGCCTTAATCATGCTAGGGATGAAGTTTTTTGTTGGAGAGATTTCATCAAACATTATTCTCATCCCCTATCGGATTGGATTCATTTGTGGCCTTCAAATCCACCAAGTTATAG GAAGAACATGGGAAACTATGCTGAGGCAGTGCAAGGTCTTCAAAACAAACTAATGGAGATGATTTTTGAGAGCCTAGGGTTAAACCCTAGCTACCTTGAAGAAGAAGTTAATGGTGGATCTCAACTCCTAGCTGTGAATTGCTACCCAGCTTGCCCTGAACCCGAACTAACCCTAGGGATCCACCCTCATTCCGATTATGGATCAATAACTGTTCTACTCCAAACTCGATCCGGGCTCGAATTcaagaacaaaaacaataattGGGAGGCAGTTCCCTTAGTCGAAGGTGGCCTAGTGGTGCAATTGGGTGATCAAATGGAAGTTTTGAGCAATGGAGTTTACAAGAGTGTGATTCACCGAGCAACAGTGAATATGGATAAGAAGAGGTTTTCAATTGTGAGTCTTCATAGTTTTGCAATGGACAAGAAGATAGGGCCAGCAAAAGAGcttgttgatgatgatgatcatcaATTACCAAAGTGTTACAATGAATTCAGCTTCAGGGAGTTTCTTCAATTCATTTCCAACAATGATATTACAAAAGAAAGGTTCCTagacactttgaagatcatgaaatAA
- the LOC130975763 gene encoding uric acid degradation bifunctional protein TTL-like — translation MAILSEHVHTSLPQIPQSCSKSSNWIAMEESEFLEWCGSIKFAKEMASASPFSSLQHALDVASQVWFNKINIHSWLVALNAHTNISEKTPFYRESYDSASSTSMDSTLKEIYALSMQYLVRFGFPYFKKDSDWDTDVILMDLKMSVKNNPACEFHWACRK, via the exons ATGGCAATTCTATCTGAGCATGTTCATACATCATTGCCCCAAATCCCACAATCTTGcagcaaatcttcaaattggATTGCTATGGAAGAAAGTGAGTTTCTTGAATGGTGTGGAAGCATCAAATTCGCTAAGGAAATGGCTTCTGCCTCTCCTTTCTCCTCGTTGCAACACGCACTCGATGTTGCCTCTCAGGTTTGGTTTAATAAGATCAATATCCATTCCTGGTTGGTGGCTCTCAATGCTCACACGAATATCTCTGAAAAAACACCCTTCTATCGAGAATCCTACGATAGTGCTTCATCCACTAGTATGGATTCTACTCTTAAG GAGATATATGCATTGAGCATGCAGTATCTGGTAAGGTTCGGTTTTCCATACTTTAAGAAAGATTCTGATTGGGATACTGATGTTATACTAATGGATTTGAag ATGAGTGTTAAAAACAACCCGGCATGTGAGTTCCATTGGGCATGTCGAAAGTAA
- the LOC130975761 gene encoding protein FAR1-RELATED SEQUENCE 5-like, whose protein sequence is MDEQNEFEQDFRDEFTEGAFFSESDMSDYIVEAAYAVDSVQDITSLKFSENFAEKIGKYHFSTLQLAFDFYMKYSKSKGFSARKSKTFKNSSCEIYRQMFVCHRQGFRMEKYYTMEKRKKEPRLETRTGCEARMDVKFVLESGRWHIFYFSNQHNHDLLDTQFSAMLPAHRKMSEADIMQMMNMLKSGISTSQIFGLLASQAGVYEFVGYGPRDMYNEIARQRRQIPGDAARVLKKLEDMRLKDLQLYFKACHDSRGLLRNLFWSDGISQLDYRLFGDVIAFDATYKKNKYSCPLVIFSGVNHHNQTIVFAAALITDETTDTYVWLLRQLMFAMRGKTPTSIITDGAMAIRNAVRDVFPEVRHRLCAWHLIRNATSNVGNPSFTSKFRKIMTGDYEIPVFKRKWVQLIEEFGIEDKPWVINMYEEKHMWATAYLRGKFFAGFRTTSRCEGLHSVVGRYVGSRYDLTSFVEHFQRCVAHMRFNEFNADYESTRGVPVMQTCIELLERYAAELYTHEIFLFFRPFLSRAGSMRVLNIDNTDDCIKYIVCKHGRPDFMWTVDFRQEEMIFMCTCLRMESFGIPCEHIVKVLVDRDIREIPRSLVLDRWTKKVKSALNDPSGFTRDAVVISRQSALVEFSKQLAAVAAKVPERYEETHDLIMGLYSSYKAADEGDNQPHSGVARSSNPYVHPTTGGSEQPSKKKKRQRCSVCQMEGHKKTTCPWQKDIDNNVIENEAIGSDDGDMCTEATAELDSDS, encoded by the coding sequence ATGGATGAACAGAATGAATTCGAACAAGATTTCAGAGATGAATTTACCGAGGGAGCGTTTTTTTCTGAATCTGATATGTCAGATTATATTGTTGAAGCCGCTTATGCGGTTGACTCCGTGCAAGACATTACATCTTTGAAATTTAGTGAGAATTTTGCGGAGAAAATTGGCAAATACCACTTTTCTACTTTGCAGCTTGcatttgatttttatatgaaGTACTCAAAGTCGAAGGGCTTTAGTGCAAGGAAGAGCAAGACCTTCAAAAATAGTAGTTGCGAGATTTACAGACAAATGTTTGTATGCCATAGGCAAGGATTCAGGATGGAGAAATATTACACGATGgaaaaaaggaagaaggagCCTAGATTGGAAACAAGAACTGGATGTGAAGCCCGAATGGATGTTAAATTTGTACTAGAAAGTGGAAGGTGGCATATCTTTTATTTCTCTAACCAACACAACCATGATCTATTGGATACACAATTCAGTGCTATGTTGCCTGCCCACAGAAAAATGTCAGAGGCAGATATTATGCAAATGATGAACATGCTAAAGTCAGGGATCAGCACCTCACAGATATTTGGTCTTCTAGCTAGTCAAGCAGGCGTGTATGAATTTGTTGGCTATGGTCCCAGAGATATGTACAATGAGATTGCTCGGCAAAGGCGTCAAATTCCTGGAGATGCAGCACGAGTGTTGAAGAAGTTAGAGGATATGCGGTTGAAGGATCTCCAATTATATTTCAAGGCATGTCACGATTCAAGAGGTTTGTTACGTAATTTGTTCTGGTCTGATGGGATTAGCCAACTAGACTACCGACTCTTCGGGGATGTTATAGCTTTTGATGCTACGTACAAGAAGAACAAGTATAGTTGTCCATTAGTAATATTCAGCGGGGTTAACCACCACAACCAAACAATTGTTTTTGCTGCTGCGTTAATTACGGACGAAACTACTGATACATATGTTTGGCTCCTGCGTCAGCTCATGTTTGCAATGAGGGGCAAGACCCCGACCTCAATCATAACTGATGGGGCCATGGCGATTAGGAATGCAGTGAGAGATGTATTTCCCGAAGTCAGACATAGATTATGCGCTTGGCACCTTATTCGAAATGCAACTAGCAATGTTGGGAATCCATCGTTTACAtctaaatttagaaaaattatgaCAGGAGACTACGAGATTCCCGTGTTTAAGCGTAAGTGGGTTCAGCTTATTGAAGAATTTGGCATTGAGGATAAGCCCTGGGTGATCAACATGTACGAAGAGAAGCATATGTGGGCTACTGCATATCTAAGAGGAAAATTCTTTGCTGGCTTTAGAACTACATCAAGATGTGAAGGTTTACACTCAGTTGTGGGAAGGTATGTGGGGTCGCGGTATGATTTGACAAGTTTTGTAGAGCATTTTCAAAGGTGTGTAGCACACATGCGCTTTAACGAATTTAATGCTGATTATGAATCTACACGTGGGGTGCCCGTCATGCAAACTTGTATAGAGCTGCTAGAGAGATATGCTGCTGAGTTATACACTCATGagatatttcttttctttcggccATTTCTCTCCAGAGCTGGATCAATGCGGGTTCTGAACATAGATAATACCGATGATTGCATAAAGTACATTGTGTGTAAGCATGGGAGGCCCGATTTTATGTGGACCGTTGATTTTCGTCAAGAAGAAATGATCTTCATGTGTACCTGTTTACGAATGGAGTCATTTGGTATTCCCTGCGAACATATTGTGAAAGTTCTGGTTGACAGAGACATCCGTGAGATTCCCCGGTCATTGGTATTGGATAGATGGACAAAAAAGGTTAAATCAGCACTCAATGATCCAAGTGGGTTCACCAGGGATGCTGTTGTTATTAGTCGTCAAAGTGCTTTGGTGGAATTTTCTAAACAACTGGCTGCTGTTGCTGCTAAAGTACCAGAGAGATATGAAGAGACACATGATTTAATTATGGGATTGTACTCATCTTACAAGGCTGCAGACGAAGGAGATAATCAACCTCACTCAGGTGTAGCTAGAAGTAGCAATCCGTATGTGCATCCAACCACTGGAGGCTCAGAACAGCCATCTAAGAAGAAGAAGCGGCAACGTTGTAGTGTTTGTCAAATGGAAGGACATAAGAAGACAACATGTCCTTGGCAAAAGGACATTGACAACAACGTTATAGAAAATGAAGCAATCGGTTCGGACGATGGAGACATGTGTACCGAAGCGACGGCTGAGTTAGATAGTGATAGTTAG
- the LOC130975764 gene encoding uncharacterized protein LOC130975764: MGTRIEVLTHLLQKGFPEKYTSWYMHGETIVQPEEELFGHNHTEPVEKPPLHDILTDVFGIDDINYEGDDDEPFASRTDSVPMPSENDTNEDSRRITELLKDGNRKLYPGCAKYTKLSFIVELYHIKVLCGATDKTFSMIVDLLNNAFSHANLPTSFYEAKKMIKLLGLGYEKIHACPNNCMLFWGKDNEKKNKCVVCNASRYKVEENTSSNTEVVETSQDQKKKIPAKMLRYFPLTPRLRRLYMSSKTARLMRWHSEFPNSDGKLKHPRDSKAWKDFDLLHPEFAKDPRNIRLALATDGFNPFGTLSSNISIWPMMLYIYNYPPWYCMKQTSLIMSMIIPGPKMPGNNIDIFLQPLICELNKLWKGVDVYDSVDGNNFRMHAALFWTISDFSGLDNLSGWNTHTSLACPSCNFDTVSRRLKFGMKYCFMGHRRWLPDDHEYRHNKHSFDGHTELRGPPPTLLGRRILSQIESS, from the coding sequence ATGGGGACGAGAATTGAAGTATTAACTCATTTACTTCAAAAAGGATTTCCAGAAAAGTATACTTCTTGGTATATGCATGGAGAAACTATAGTCCAGCCGGAAGAAGAACTATTTGGTCATAATCATACAGAGCCTGTTGAAAAACCACCACTGCATGATATATTGACTGATGTTTTCGGTATAGATGATATCAACTATGAAGGTGATGATGATGAGCCCTTTGCTTCGAGAACTGATTCCGTTCCAATGCCGTCGGAAAATGACACTAACGAGGATTCAAGAAGAATTACAGAGTTGCTAAAAGATGGAAATCGTAAATTATATCCTGGGTGCGCAAAATATACCAAGTTATCATTTATTGTTGAGTTGTATCATATCAAGGTGTTGTGCGGTGCTACTGACAAGACATTCTCCATGATAGTCGATCTTCTCAACAATGCTTTTTCCCATGCTAACTTGCCCACTTCATTTTATGAAGCCAAAAAAATGATTAAATTGTTAGGTTTGGGATACgagaaaattcatgcatgtccAAATAACTGTATGCTCTTTTGGGGAAAAGacaatgagaaaaaaaataaatgtgtGGTCTGTAACGCATCTCGATATAAAGTTGAAGAGAACACCAGCAGCAATACGGAAGTTGTGGAAACAAGTCAagatcaaaagaaaaagataccAGCAAAGATGTTGAGGTACTTTCCTCTTACTCCTAGGTTAAGAAGGTTATACATGTCCTCTAAGACAGCAAGACTAATGCGCTGGCATTCGGAGTTTCCTAATTCAGATGGAAAGTTAAAGCATCCTAGAGATAGCAAGGCATGGAAAGATTTTGATTTATTACATCCAGAATTTGCTAAAGATCCTCGTAACATAAGGCTCGCTTTAGCAACCGATGGCTTCAATCCATTCGGGACTCTCAGTTCAAACATTAGCATTTGGCCAATGATGCTATATATATACAACTATCCTCCATGGTATTGTATGAAGCAAACTTCCCTTATAATGTCTATGATAATTCCTGGTCCAAAGATGCCTGGAAataatattgatatttttttgcAACCACTTATTTGTGAGTTGAACAAATTATGGAAAGGTGTTGATGTCTACGATTCTGTTGATGGTAACAATTTTCGTATGCATGCTGCATTATTTTGGACTATTAGTGATTTTTCAGGTCTTGATAATCTGTCTGGGTGGAATACACATACGAGCCTCGCTTGTCCATCATGTAACTTCGATACAGTCTCCAGAAGGTTGAAGTTTGGCATGAAGTATTGCTTTATGGGACATCGTCGATGGTTACCTGATGATCACGAGTATAGGCACAATAAACACTCTTTTGATGGCCATACAGAACTAAGAGGCCCACCTCCGACGTTATTAGGCAGAAGGATTTTGTCCCAAATTGAGAGTAGTTGA